The Nitrosarchaeum sp. genomic interval ATGCAAAAAAAGCCCTTGTTGGTGGAGCTACTTGCAATATCGCTGGATTTGTTTCAGGATATACGGGAGATGGTGCAAAAACAGTTCTTCCTGGTGCTGCTTTAGTGAAAATTGATTTTAGATTGGTTCCTAAAATGGATCCAGCAAAGCAAGTTCTTAGATTAAAAAAACACTTGAAATCAAAAGGATTTGGAGATATATCTGTCAAAATTTATCATGGTGAAGCTGCTGCCCGAACAAATCCTACTGATCCGTTTGTAACTAAAGTAAAAGAAGCAGCTGATCAATCCTTTGGAAAATCAATCATTAATGTTTCAAATGCTGGCACTGGTCCTATGCATTCTTTTGTAAATGTATTACATGCGCCATGCATCTCTATTGGCAGTACCTACATGTTTGCTCGTATACACTCTCCAAATGAATTTACTAGAATTGATTTACTGAAAAAAACTACAAAATGCATTTATCTTATTATGGAAAAATTTGGAAAAGACTAGTGTAAGCATCTGGGTAATTTTTTGATAACATGTGCCAGTGATACTCTTCCTGGGCCTGCTGTGATTATTAGTAATGCTCCTCCCAGTATGACTAGATCAATTGCATATCCTCCATTTCCTGTGAGGTTTGATGCTTCTTTTACTACAAATATAGCTCCAAGCATAATTATTGCAATCATTGATGCAGAAAGTCTGGTAAATACTCCTATGATTAGTAATATTCCTGAAATTAATTCTGCAAGTGCAATTGGGATCTGCATCTCTACTGGTATGCCAAGATTACCAAGCATTCCTGCAAATCCTGGATTAAATTTTCCAGATCCTTGTACGATGAAAACTACACCTATTGCGGCTCTAATCCCCCAATTTGTAATCTCATTTAGCTTTGTATTGTGAATACTGGATTCAGTCAACACGAAATTCTGTTTTTTACCATATAAAATATTTTATCCATATTTTGAATCAAAAAAGGAGAAAGCCCTTTATTATGCTGTGAAATCATTTGAATTATGTCTATGTACATGCCAGGAGCAACAGCTGTGGGAATTACTTTTAATGGCGGCATAGTTCTTGCAAGTGAAAAAAGGATCGCATTTGGTAACTTTCTTGTAAGCAAATCTTCAAAAAAGACATTTTCAATTACTTCAAAAGTTGGCGCTGCATGTGCTGGTCTAGTAGCTGATATGCAGATTTTAACATTACAAATTGCAGCACTTGCTAAAATTAGAAAAATGGAACTCAAAAGAGATGTTCCTCCAAACACTGTTGCTAAAATGATGTCAAATATGATGTATGAAAGACGATATTTTCCATTATTGACTCAGGTGATTGTTGGTGGTGTGGTTGACAAACCTATCTTGTATACATTAGATCCATTAGGATCTGTTCTCCCAGATGAATATGCTGCAGTTGGAACTGGTGCTGAAATGGCATTAGGTGTTTTAGATCCACAATTCAAACCAAATATGACTCAAGAAGAAGCAATTGATCTGGCAAAACGAGCTGTTAGATCTGCAGCACTTCGAGATTCTGCAAGTGGTGATGGACTTGATATACTCGTTGTTACAAAAGACGGTACTAAAGAATTCACTGAAAAAATCTAATTAAAAACACTCTAGTGATTTTGATTTCTAATTATTACTGTAAATTTACTTTAAAGTAAAAATATCTAGATTTCATTTGCCATATCAAAGTATTTCCATTCAAAAATTATGAGCAGTATCAATCATTGCAGTTGTACTTCAAACTCTGTCTGTCTATTTCACTATTCTCAAATCCATCCAACTTCTGTAAGAACTCACGAAGTTTTCAATATTAAAAGATCAAAATAGATTACTCGTAAATCGTTTTTCCAATTTCCCAAAACTTGTCTGATATGTAGTGCATATTTTTTATGACTTCCCCTTTTTCCATTTTTTCTAATTCTGCACTTGACACCAATGATTTTCCTACTGCAAGAAACTTGTGCTGTGATTCCTCAACGATACACACAATTTTTTCTTTTTCAAATTCATCATGTGTTTTGATTCCAGGTCTCATTACATTTGCTCCTTTGCACATGAATTTCACAGCTCCCATGTCTACTGTAACATGTGGAAATTTTTCAAGCGTCTGAGTTTCTGACAAAAATGGGAGATATTCGTCATTAATTTTTAAAATTTTTATTCCCTGACCCATAATTATTTGTGCATCATCTGCAATCTCGTGTACTTTGAGATTTTTTATTTTTGGAAACTCCATTCCCCATTTTTCTGTGACTGTTTTTAGAAGTGTAGCAGTTTCACTCTTTGAAATTAAGTTGGATTTCAAATTTTTACTATCTCTTGTCTGATGTCTAACAAATCTCTTAGGATAGAGCTTGCTGTTTCCATCCCTCCGGCCCCTTTTCCGATAATTGTTTGCGTGCCGGAATGCTCTGATGTGAATGCAATTGCATTTAGTGTTCCATTAACGCATAATGGATCATCTACTGAGACTTCTTTTGGTTCTACTATGAGTTCTTTGTTACATGAAGCAATTAGTTTTATGGCGCAATTATTTTTTCTAGCTTTTTTGATATCTTCTTCTGTAACATTACGAATTCCTTTACAATTGATATCTGGCATTGTTACTTTCATATCCATTACCCAGTTTGCAAGAATCACTAATTTCGCAGCTGCATCTAGTCCATCCAAATCTAGTGACTCATCTGCCTCCACATACCCTTTATCTTTGGCATCTTTTAGGGCAGTCTCAAATGATAGTCCATTTGCCATGTTAGTTAGGATGTAATTTGTTGTTCCGTTTAGTATTCCTGAAAATGAGCTGATTCTTTCCCCTCTAAGGCTATTTTTTGCATAATCTAAAATTGGCGTTCCTCCACCTACGGTTCCACTGAATTTGAAGATGACTTGATTGTAAATGGCTAATTCCATCAATGATGGAAATGCTAATGCTAATGGACCCTTGTTTACTGATATTACGTGCATACCTCTTTTCATTGCTGTTACTATGTGTGTCATTCCAGGTTCTGCATCTTTGTAATTACTTGCAGTAGTTTCTATGACTACATCTGCATCCAAGTTTTTGATCATGTCTATTCCCGACATGTTGTTTTTTGTATCTGCATAATTTTTTACCGTTCCCGTTTTTTTCTTTACTTCGATTAATTTCTCTAATTCTAATCCTGACTTATCTACTGC includes:
- a CDS encoding PUA domain-containing protein: MKSNLISKSETATLLKTVTEKWGMEFPKIKNLKVHEIADDAQIIMGQGIKILKINDEYLPFLSETQTLEKFPHVTVDMGAVKFMCKGANVMRPGIKTHDEFEKEKIVCIVEESQHKFLAVGKSLVSSAELEKMEKGEVIKNMHYISDKFWEIGKTIYE
- a CDS encoding DoxX family protein, encoding MTESSIHNTKLNEITNWGIRAAIGVVFIVQGSGKFNPGFAGMLGNLGIPVEMQIPIALAELISGILLIIGVFTRLSASMIAIIMLGAIFVVKEASNLTGNGGYAIDLVILGGALLIITAGPGRVSLAHVIKKLPRCLH
- a CDS encoding homoserine dehydrogenase, whose amino-acid sequence is MRIILCGFGVVGQSLVKLFDSRSEDLYAEYGLKPRVVGVFDSKGSAVDKSGLELEKLIEVKKKTGTVKNYADTKNNMSGIDMIKNLDADVVIETTASNYKDAEPGMTHIVTAMKRGMHVISVNKGPLALAFPSLMELAIYNQVIFKFSGTVGGGTPILDYAKNSLRGERISSFSGILNGTTNYILTNMANGLSFETALKDAKDKGYVEADESLDLDGLDAAAKLVILANWVMDMKVTMPDINCKGIRNVTEEDIKKARKNNCAIKLIASCNKELIVEPKEVSVDDPLCVNGTLNAIAFTSEHSGTQTIIGKGAGGMETASSILRDLLDIRQEIVKI
- a CDS encoding proteasome subunit beta; its protein translation is MSMYMPGATAVGITFNGGIVLASEKRIAFGNFLVSKSSKKTFSITSKVGAACAGLVADMQILTLQIAALAKIRKMELKRDVPPNTVAKMMSNMMYERRYFPLLTQVIVGGVVDKPILYTLDPLGSVLPDEYAAVGTGAEMALGVLDPQFKPNMTQEEAIDLAKRAVRSAALRDSASGDGLDILVVTKDGTKEFTEKI